In Cupriavidus necator, the genomic window TGCCAGCGCCGAGAGCGCCGGTGTGTGCGCGTCCAGGCGGTGGTCGGTGGAATCCCCAGACACCACGCCAACTTGGCACCCGCCGGCAATCGCGTCATCGACCGCAAAGCCGAAGCAGCGGTCGGCCTCTGCCAGGTGGCCAGGGGAATAGTGCAGATCCGAGAAGTGCGCGACAAGCAGGCTATCGCCTTCATTGTGCATGGTATGACCTCCAAAGAAATGTGCCGGCGTGCGGCAGGAAAAGAGAAAGGGAAGCCATATGGCTTCCCCTGACATGCCGGCACGAGGCTGGCGAAACTACGGTGCGACTTCGGCAGCGATCGCGGCTATCTGTTCGCGGAACGCAAGCGGATTGGTCAGCGCTGTGCGCATTTCGCCAAGCAGTTGGCGAACGTCCTGGTCACGCTTGGTCCAGCCGCGCCCAAATGTGGCAGATGCGTAGATGCGGAACTGTGCCCGGCCTTCCTGATTGGCCAGGCCCAGACGCACCATCAGATCCTCGAACTGGCTTTCCAGGTCGTCGCCGTCGACGGGCACTTGATGCGCTGCAGTGGCATCAACAACCTGCGACAGCTTCGTCGCTTCATCGCCCTGCAGAGGCGTCTGCTCCGTTGGCTGGACCTCGTCTTCCAACGCAGCAACTGCCTGCGTCGCCATCTCGAGTGCCGGCGCACGACGGTCCGACCCGTCCAGCAGGGCAGCGATATCGATCTCCGCGTCCAACGTGATGAGCCATTGCATCTGGCGCACCGCCCTTCCGCTATCATCGATGCGGCTGATCTCCACCTCCTGCTTGGACATCCAGAACTTGACGCCCACCAGCCTGCCGCGCGCCAACGCCACGGTCTGCATGGCGGCGTGAGCCTTCTGCAGGACGTAAATCGAGGTTGTCGGCATTTCGATGAGGCCAAGGCCGGAAATGGCCGGCAGCGCGAAGTAGAAACTGGCCGACAGGTTGCAATTCCCATCCTGGTATTGCGGGCACATGTGTGGGTCGCAGATACCGTCAGGGATATCGTCGTCCTGTCGCAGGATGATGGTGCGGCCGCCCCAGGTTCGCTTCGCGCGATTGGCGCGAGCATCGCGCACTGGGGGCGCGTACATCTTGCAGTAACGCCTGCCGTCCGGCCCGTACTCCGAGAAGAACTGGCGACCGCTCTGCGTCCATGCAACGAGCTGATTGGGCATATTGCTCAACCAGTCGTCGAACGCGAAGATGACCGGGAATCGCCAGAGACGGAAGCCGTTGCCGTCGCCACGATCCTCACCGTAGCGCTGCACGATCTCTTCAGCCACTGCGGGGTTGGCAAAGTCCGAGCCGCGGCAGGTGAACCACGGCACGTTCTTCGGAACAAGAGGCGTTTTAATTCCGGTTGCCCGGGATATCTCCAACCCCATACGCTCGAAGCTCTGACCCTGGGCCAACATCCGGTCATGGATCTTGACGGCTTCAGGCTTCTCACGTGCAGCCTTGGTCAGAACCTTGATGCCGGGCCGGATCTTGCCAATGATCGGTGGCCGCGTGGGCCGCTCCTCTAGCAGGCTCCGGCGTCCGCCAGGTTCGCTGTAGGTGATGGGTGCATGCATGGTACGTCCTTTCTCCTGTCAGGAAAGCGAACGACGTCGGCCCGGATGGACGCAGCATGCTCCCGAAGGCGCTGGGCTGTGTCGGCCCCGCGCTGGGTCGTTGCGGCGATGGGAAAGCCTGACGCGCAGGCTTCCGAAAAGACTGGCGGCGCCATTGGCGCGCCAGAAACGAAAAAAGCCCGCTCCGGATTGCGCCGGCAGCGAGCTTTGCTATTCAGAACCTGCAATGCCACGCCCCTTCCGGGGGCGTGGCACTCAGGGAGCGGCGCACAATTGCGCGCTGCTCGATGCTGAGGACGTAAAGTCGTCCTCGTGCAGCATGGTCACGCTGCACAGCAACCCATTTCGCGAACCCACAGGTTCGGCCGCAGGTTCACGGATCGGCTCGACGGCTGCCGTTCTGCCCGGGAGGGGCCTTTGAGAGAGAGCTCCACATGATCCCGGGCTCGAACGGTGTCAGTCGCGTGCGCTCACAAGGAGGCACCGCGAGAACGCGTATTACGAGCTGATGAGGGAAGTGTTCGGCGAAAACACTTAGCACAAGAAATATCCACACTGGTAGCCAACCAGTCGGCGCGTGCGCATATGCACGACTTGAAGCAGAAGATGGACTCGCCAGGAGTCAGGGTCGATGCGTCAGTGACGCGAGGTGTGAATGCATTGTGGCACAGAAAATCCGTCGCAAAGAATGCGAAAGCTCGCCAATTTGCCATAGCTTTCAAAGTCATCGAGTGCCCGGTTGTGTCCGACAATTTCACCCTGAGAGAGCGCTTCCGAGAACATGAAAAAATGGCCGAACAGGATCCACCCAAGGTATCAGCCAGTGGGCTCAGACCCATTGAGCGACACAACAGCGAAGAACGGCTAAGCCGCCTCACGCCGACGACGGCTTCAGCTACCCTCCACGCCTACTGCTCAAAGTTCGCGCGCGACTTCCTGGATGCACATTTCTACTACGCTTCATCCAAGTTCGTCGTGGCGCGTGGCGGCAAGGTCAAGGCGCTGGATGAAGCGTTTCGCGACGCGGAGGATTGGTATGGCAGTGCACTGAGCTGGCTTTCGAAGACCGATCAGGTCGAGATTCCCCTCTTCTACGAGGAGAAAGAGGTCAAGGTCTCCCATTCCTTCGCCGGCCGGCTGCTCAGACTGCTGATGCAGTTCGACCGGATTTTTGTTGAGACGCTCTACAGCCAGGAATGCGGGTCCATCTCTGCGGACCAACGCACCACGACAATCCAGATCGCCGCAAAGCGGATCACCGCGATTCACCAACTCTGCATCCCGGACACAGACAAGTTCGGACCCGACGGCACACTGATTTCATCTCACCGGAGCTCCCCCGATGGACATGCGTGACATCGAGCAGCTGCATGCTCAATACGCCCAACCACCCCTTACGATCGACATCTCTCCGGCGGGTGCAGCGACGGCGCCGCATCTTGGCTATGGCGGCACTTCCACCGCACCAGCAAGGGCCTCCACCTCCCCGTTCCCGTTCGCGTTGCGCGGCAATCCCCGGCTGCTGTGGGGGCTTGGCTTCGTTTCCGCCGCAGCGCTCATGTTCATCATTGGCACATCTATTGGGAAGCGGGAATCGCGTGCCGGCACCGAGCAGGTGCAGCCGGTTCACTCCGCTCCCGAAGCTTCCGCGCGTGTTCCGGCGGCCGACGGCCATGAATGGCCGCGCAAGACCAACAGCGTCCCCGCATCGGAAGTAGCTCAGAGCACTGTATTGCCGGTATCTGGCGAGGCCGCAGTGGCGTCGACGTCCGCAGCATCCGCTGCCGCCGTGCCCGCGGAGCAAACGCGGGAGCGATCACCAGCGGAGCCGAAGGCGGAGACAGTGAAGCGATCTGCGGCCCCGGCTGCGCCTGCCCCTGCGCTTGCCCCTGCACCAGCACCGGCGAGGGCCGCGACCGTACTGGCCCCGGCCAAGACTGCACAGCAGCTGCCGACTAGTGCCGCGCCGGCGCGAAACACAGCGGCGCAGCATGCCAACTCCCCCACCGACATCAAGATGTTCTGAGCGCCATGGAAAATCCTCCCATCTTCAGCGTGCTGCGTGCCGGCATGAGCATCCACGGCGACATTGTTTCGGACCATGGCTTCACTTGCCTGGCGCTGGTCACCGGCAACATTGGCGCTTCCCGGGGCCTATTGCATATCGCGGCAGGCGGTGTAGTGCACGGCAACGTCGATGGCGAGCACGTCATTGTGGACGGTGTGGTCGAAGGCGATGTCGTCGGTCGGACCTCTTTGCTGATCAACGGCCGAGTGAAGGGCCGGATCATCTACGCGGGCACTATCCGGCTGGGACCGAATGCCGCCCTGGACGGCACCATCACACGCATTCAGGCGGTCGGCTATGCACCATCCCCACAAAAGGAGGGGGTGGCCGTCACTGACTCTGCTACCGAAGCGGTGGAGCCTGCGAGCAGTTGAGGAACATGTTCCTTCCAACAAATCGAAAAGCTCAGTTCCACACCCTCTCTTTCGAGAGCAAAAAGGCCCGGCAGAAATTTTCGCCGGGCTTTCTCTTTTAGTACATGCGTCGCAACGTCATCAACTCCGCCTGTGTAGAAACGTCAGGGAATGCGACCCACGGAAAGTCCACGCCGCTGGCGGGATCTCGAAACGACACATACGGAAAGTCATTGGCCAACTGCACTCTGAAGATGCGCCCGCTTCCGTCCTTGCCGCGCACTTCGTACATGGCCCCATGTACTAGATCGAATACAACCCTTCCCCGCTTTAGCGTCACTGAGAATGCGGGTCCTTGCACATATCGCTGGTCCATCCAAGCGTCATACTCCACCTGGATTGCGTGCTGCCTGACCAGGCTCTGCCACTCATCGAAGAGTGTATGAAAGCGCTCCTTGTGGAAATGCGCCACAATGATTGGCTGCCGTTGCATAAGTCGCCCCGCGACTCGTTGCCCGTCACTCCCGATCGTGGTACGACAGGCATTGCGGCCAGGAAACGCAGGTCGCTTCGCATCAGAGGTCCGGAACAGCCATCGAGGGTATCGAGAATAGAAATCAGTCAGAATCATTGGCAACGAGAGAAGAAAAAGGCCCCGGCACTGCCGGGGCTTGGTGGACCTAAAAGCGACTACTTCCATGCCAAACATCGGCATGGAGCGTCGTTCGCTTTAGGGCTGAACAATTACGATCTCGTCATGCAATGAGCTCGATCGCAGCGTCCCAAGCGCGCTGCTTGAGTGCCGCGCCGGCACCGAACCACGCCGAATCCAGCCGATTGCCCGCATTGCGCGCTCGCTGCTGGTGATCGACGTACTCGGTGACGCTGTTCACCAGCCCCCAGGCAGTCCCGGCCGCCGATTCCAGCGTGGCACCACGACCGTTGCCCTCGAAGAGATTGAGCACAGCCTTCAGGCCGCGCTCGTTCACCTTGTCGGGACCGTTCGAATCCGGCTTCGTCCACGGGTACGTGAACAGGCGCTGGAAGAAGCGTTCCGATTCGACCTGACTCACCTTGCGGTCGGCCAGTTCATGCATGCGGACCATGAAGCCATCCCACGACGAGATGGCGATGCCCAACTCTTCCTTGACAGCGCGCGGGTCGAACTGGCTGCGGTGCGGCACCTTGACGGCGCCGCGACTGCGGCCAAGCGCAATCTGCAGCGTGTTGTTGCAAACCACCCGCACCGACGTGAACTGGGCGGTGGTGGCCAAGGTGCCATCACAGGCCGTGGCCAGCAGCAGGTAGCCGCGCACCTCGTCGACGCCGGCGATCTTGGTCGACTGTCCCGTACGCGCGAGCGCCCAGAGCTTGCGACCTTCCTTGAGCACACCTGCCGTTTCAAGCTGGTAGCCACCGACCTCCGTCAGATCACGATAGAAGTCCAGGATCTCCGAGGGCTGGACGACCTGGTACCGCTTGGACACTGTTGCAAGCGGCTTCTTGGTATCCGAGCGAAACAGCACCTTCTGCTGGGGGAACGAATGAAGCGGATCGAGATCGTGGGAGCCGGCGCGATACATCACGTCGGTTTCCTCGATTCGCCAGTTCATGCCAGCAGCGTCCGCCCACACTTCGAGCGGCTGATTGCTTTCGAGCTGGTTGCCCAGGCCGTGCCACGGGGTAGCGCCGACATAAGCCATGGTTTGAACGAGATGAGACATGGGATTGCTCCTGAGAATGGGATAGCGCGAGCACGGCCCCAAGGCCGGTCGCAGGAAAGAAATGGGAAGATCAGAATTCGCAGCGAGCAGGACTGCACGCGTGCGGGGCAAGACATGGCGCTTTCCGTGGCCGCACTCAGCGGGTCCAGGGCAACACGCCATCACGGCTACAGCAAGAATTGGAGGTGCATGTGGGCAAGGGATAATGCCCACAGAGACGTCCCCACAGGGTTCGTCCCTGTGGGAAGTTGCAGAGGATGGCCGGCATGCCGGCTTGGTCGATGCGTCGTAGACGCGGGTAAAACTCGGTTCGGACTGAACGTCCTTCAGTGCGAACAGAGCTTTGTGTGTAGTGCAAAGGCTAACGCAAGCGTCGCGTCCGGACGAACCCGAATGCTCAGGATATCCACGCGTGATTTGAAGAAGACGCCCCCAGCCAGTGGCCGGGGGAAAATGCAATCATGCGGCGAGCGCCACGGGCACGGCGACATGCGCCAGGCGAGCGCGCGCATAGTCCAGCGTGCCGTCCTTGGCGCGCAGCGGTCGGGAAGCCCGCTTTACTGGATCGTGGATCAGGTAACGTCTGGCACTACCGCGGGGCTCGTCGATGAGCTGCGAGAAGCCAGCGTCAATGCAAAAGTCGACGTACTCGCGTCCGCTCATCACCTGGCCGGTCTCGAGACGGTACTTGACCGCCTCGGCCTGGCGCATTGCATCAGCCAGTTCACGCTCGGCGCGCTTCTGCGCTTTCTCGATGACCTCGTGGGCCTCCCATTCGGCCTGTTCGGCTTCCGAGAATCCACACAGTTCAAACAGCCGGCGTCGGCGAGTCATCGCTGAACATTGGAGAACGTCGACACCGATCTCTTCACGCAGGGCGCGCTTCGAATCCGTGTTCCAGTCCTTCGGGCCGTCAAAGATCTGCAGGACCGCCGCCACATTGCGCTGCATGACTGCGAGCGCAACGCGGTTCGGCCACTCATAGCCATAGGCTGCGCGGTAAGCTGCAGCGGCACAGGCCTGGCGATCGAACTCTCGCTGGCTGATTCTCCGCGATTCCCGCTCGGCCTTGGCCTTGTCCATGCTCTCCTGGAACTGCCGTTGGCTGATCAACGCGTGAATCCGCGCAGCCAGGTTCGTCACCGGCTGCGCGTTCTCCGCCGTCGGCGGCTTGGGCGTCGGGATCGTCCGCGGTGGCAGGATGCCAGCCACAAACAGAGCGTCGTCGACCTCCACGTCACAGCCGTCGTGCGGCACATGGCGGAGTGCGGCGAGCAGCTTGCCGACATTGCGCGTCGTGATCGTGAGCTTCTCGGCACGCGTGGTCCGGCAAAGCGCTTGCAACACGCTGGCCGACAATGCCCCCCGTAGCGCGGGTACCTCGATCAGGGGTTGCATCCAGAGGTCATGGCGGCCGTGGTGCGGGTTGTCGCGGTAGGTATTGACGATGCAGTTTCGAACCTTCTCGCCACGCATCAGCGCATAGGCAACGTGCACCTCATGGCGGGCATTGGGGCTCGCATCCGGTGCATACAACGGCCCGTTGATGCCGTAGCCGAATCTGCGCACGAACTCACCACAAACAAACTCAGCGATGTCGAACGCTCCCTTCTCCTCAAAAAGGTCTGCTGTCTGGAAGAGCGGTCCCGCATCGCCTTGAGACATGTCGATGGCTTCCGCGGGGAAGTACGCCAGGCGGCCGGCAGCGACCACGGCGCCCCAGGAGGCGCGGCTCATCTCGTGCGGGCGCAGGACTTTTCCACCCACGCGCACAATGAACCGATCCACTTCGTCGAGGATCATGGTCAGGATCGCGCGCCGGGTGCCCGTCGGGCGCACCGCAAAATTGCCGGACGCAAGGCGCACGACCGGGATCGCCCCGCGCTCGATGTGCCGAACGGAGATGTCTTCGACACGCGGCAGCGCGCGGCCGTCACGGTCATCGTTCAAAAGCTGCAGCACGCCGGCGAGCGACGTGCGATTCTCGGCCTGTTGGCCGATGTGGACAACGTACATGGTGGCTCCTGGGGCGGAGCACGCCCCTTCGGGGACATGCCCCGAAAGGGTTGAAAGGATCGGATCAGGCGAGCGCAGCTGCGCGGCGTACCGGGCGGCTTCGGCGAGCGACCACGCGTGCGGCAGCAACCTGCGACAACAAGTCAGGATCCGCAATACGCCAAATTTCGCCGCGGCCAAGGCCGACCTGGTTCGACCGGCCAGTTTGGACGAACTTGCCGGTGCCCAGCAGCACAGTCTTCAGATCGGCCGGCAGGTTCCAGGCAGCCGACGCGAGAATCTCGTCCTCGGCAAGGTCGGCGTCTGGCACGTTCACCGACAGCGCGCCGTAGGGCATGCCATCGTCGGCACAGACGAGTGAGAACGCCGCGCGCAGGTTGGTGGAATAGACACTGGCGCGCAGCAGCACGCCGGCGGGGTAGCTGGCCAGGCCAGCGCCATAGATACGGTCCATCGGGAAACTCCGTTAGATGGGGAGCCGGCCCGACGGGACGACGCCCGCGTGGGTGGTTTGAAAAACAAAAAGCGCACCCCAAGGGATGCGCTGATGTCGGAGCCGACGAATCGGCTCGTAGGAGAAGGGAGGCGTTCAGGCGTCGCGGTCAAGTTCCGCGATGCACGATGAAAGGCCGAATACAAATGGCCCAAACATCACTTAGTCCTTGTGGACACGTCGTCCATTGCGGTCCGCCCAGAGCAGGAAAGCCGCAATGGCCCCGCCAAGAATCAGTACAAACAGGCCGAGAGTCATTCTCAGTCTCCTTTAGAAAGCACTGCGCCTACGAAGAATAGTACAACACCGATGCCGACCAGGCTCAAGACGTCCGTCACCGCGCTGAGGGTCCAAACGCGGCCCGAACCGACATAGCCCGCAGCGCCAATCACGGCTGCAGCAGAAAGCGTGTGAGCAAATCGGCCTGATTGCTGCCGCTGGTCCTTGGTCGGCGCGATGACCGCCTTCCACGCTTGCAGAAGAAACGCCTTGCGTTGGCGCCGTGCCCGATCGACGCGATAGCTACCGTTTTCCACGTGCAGTAATGGAATTCGATATCCGTCTTCGTGAGCCACGATGGCATAGCCTTCGCCTGCCCCCGTTGCGCGATTGACAAGCTCCAGCAAGCGCGCCGGCAATGTCACCATGCCGGCCGCTGGATCGTACTGGGCATGCCCATTCACCTCCTCACCAGACGTCGATGTGAAGGTCACCTTGATAAGGCTGGTCATGGCTTGCCCCCTCAGCTACGCCGCCCGGCCACCACGCGAAGCGTGGAAACCAGATTGGCATAGCCATGGTCGGTGGCCAGCGACTCCACATTGACGGTATTGTCGCGCCCCCCGGTCAAGTCATGGCGACCGCGACAGGTTCTGTAGGACATGCGCACTCCGCCTTCCTGGCCCGGGCCGTGCTGGATCTCGACAAGCAGCGAGTCCGTATGCAAGGCGAACACGTCGACGTCGCGACGGCGCTGGCGATGCTCGCGAATTGTGTAGTCCCGCGGGCTAAGTGCCATGTCGCCGGCGAAGCGGCGCAGCACACGGCATGCGTCACGGCGAACCGCTTGGCAGGCAGAAGAATTGGTCGACGGGTGCCGACTGAAGAATGATTTAGGAAGCTTCATGATGTCCTCAAGAATGCGCGGGACACCCCTTCCCAACGGGACGAGTGTCCCGCAATGGGTTGGTCCGGCTATGCCGGACAGTGGGTCGATGCGTCGATGACGCGGGTGAAAGCGCTTGCCGAAGCCTGAAAGCTTCGGCAAGCCCTCTCGGGCTTGCGATTGGGATGGGCCTGAGGTCAGGCGAGATCGAAAATCTTGCTGATGGCTCGGACGGTGTCCCAAGCTTGGCGCTCGGACAGCACCTTGCCAACAAGCAACTTCTGGGCAGTGGTGACCAGGTTGGGGGCCTCGCCGGCGTAGCCGATCCGGTCGACAAAGACCGCCCAGCCTTCCGACCAACCGCGATGCACGGAGACGGTGAGTCGTTCACGCGCACCCAACTGTGGCCACTGGCGTGACGACTTCGGGCCGTACATGGCCTCATTGTCGTCATCCATGAAATTGGCAGCATTGAGCCATTCCGGCTCCAGGCTTGCACTGCGCAGTTGACGACGGACGTCATCGGCGACTTCGAAGATGTACCTGCCCTTCGTTTCGATCGGATTGATGGTCAGGGGAGATGTTTCTGCAGTGTCGAACATGGCTGGTTGCAGTTCGCGACAGAGCCCCCACGCGGGAGGGTCCGCGCGGGGAGAATGAAGGGAATGGGACTCCGAACCGGAGGCCGTTAGTGAGTGAGGCGATAGCCGCCGGCACCCGAGACGAGAAACAGCTGCTCGCCAGAGACGAACTGCTGATCCGCATCCTGGGTCACGACGACCTGGCGGCCACTGTCCGTGCGGACAATGACTTCCACGCCATCGCGGCGGCTCAACTGGTTCGCCGCCGTCTGCGCGATGACCGCCGAGACGGTGCCCGACAGGGCGCCGGCCAGGTAACGGCCATTGCCGTCGCCGATGATGCGCGCACCAAGCACCGCACCAACGACGGCACCGAGAACACCGGGTACGCCGGTGTGGGCCGACATAATGCCGTCCCTGTCGACAATCGTGACGGGGCGAACCCTGACGACTGTGACAGCTTCAGCGTTACTTGTGCGCAGCGCTTCCGTCGCCCGGTAGGTATTGGGCGAAGTCGGCTGAGCAGCGCAGCCAGTGAAAACGGCGCAGCAAAGGAAAAGCAGGAAGAATCGCTTGATCATGATGGCCTCAACGAAAATGGGGCCAACATGCCCACGGGCAGGAAGGCCCGTAGGTGGGGAAAAAAGAGATGTCCGGCTATACAACCGGAAGTGTCGATGCGTCGGAGACGCGGTAGGTGCACCTATGTTAGCAGTGTCGAGCGCGTTTGTGGAGTCGTTCAATCCGGCGCAGCCTACTTACCGAAGCGCCGAATGCGGCTTCCGGTCAGCCGCATTCGGCGAGACGCCAACACCAACTGTCGCCGATCGCATAAAGAATCAGCAATGCCTCGCCAACGCGATACGGCCGTCCCTGGATGGTTACCGCACCGTGCTCTTCGGAAAGCAGGAATGACGAATCACTCGCTACAAACTCAAGGGTTGGCATCGATTTGCATAGTTGCTGCGCTGATGCCAGCGTAAACAATGGCACCACGAAGCCGTTCCAACTGACACCGTTCCAGAAGGCATCGATTGCGAAGTCGTCGGGTAGCCAGTCGCCGGCTACCCTAACGGGTCGGTATTTAGAGGCAAAGGCATGAGGATCTTGCATAGTGTGTACTCCAATTCTTCCGGAAGGCAGCTACCTGGGCTGTGTTCCGGCGGGTCGATGATAGGTGCGGGCCGAACGCCACGTGGGGCGCCGCTGCAATGAATCCAAAAAAAATGCCATCCCCAAAACTTCGGGGACGGCGGGTTCAAGCGGCATGGCGAGAGGCGCGGCTCGCGCGCTGCTTCGGTTCGGGCAGGTGATACCCGAATCGCGCCCAGGCCTGCGGGTCAACCGGCAGTGGATTCGTACGCCCCACTGCCAAATTCACGAACGCGCCGCAGTACTTCAGCGTCCCCGTGCGAAACAGCGTCCAAAGCAAGTTGTAGGCCTGCACCGCGATCGCCTGGTTGATCACCAGCGACTGCTTCTGCAGCGCCTCTGCCATCGAACACGACGGCGCAGTGTCGGCCTTGTCCCCTTTCGGGTCCAGCAGCTCGGGGAAAAGGTCGCCGACATGGGGCAAGCGCTGCGCCGCCTTGCCGCGCACTTGGCCGAGAATCACCTGACCACTGTCCGACTCGTTGCCGCAGTCAAGATAGTAGCCACCTGTGCCACGCTTCATCGCTCCAAGGATCGCCTTGCGGGCAGCCCGCGTGTCAACACAGCCAATTGCCATGTCGCAGACGAAGCGATCGCCGCTCGCAACCCGACGCGTGTGCGCTTCCCAGCGCGTCCCCATCAGGTTGTTCAGTCGGTTCACGATCAGCGTGGCCTTGTGCTGGCCCACATCGACGGGATAGAAGCCCTGACGACCGATATTGGTCTCGCTGACGGTATCGTCATCGTAGACCGTGCAATCGATGCCGCCCGGGTGGCCCAGCTCCAGCATGGCGTGATGCAGCCGCGCCAGATTGGGTAGCAAGGCGCTGCCGGTGCCGCCGGCACCTACCACTACCACCTTCCAGGCACGCGTCGTCATGTTCGCGGGAATGCGATGCTCGAAGGTCATGCCAGCACCTCCTCGCGCGCCGCGGCGTACCAGTCGGCTGGAACCTTCTCCACGTTCTCGAAAATGCCCTTGGCGCACAGCCGCAGTGCCATCGAAGGCGTTGCCGCGTCGCAGTTGCCCATCACGAACGCAAACTTCACGTCGTGGCAGTCGTCGTCATCGTCGGTAGACGAGAAGAACGCCGGGTGACGCCCATGCGAGTGGCAGTCGACCACCAGCACATCGTCTGCAGCCAGTGGGGGACGCTCGTACTTCAGGTGCCCGCCGCTGTGCTCCAGGATCTGCACTGGCACCAGCCGGAACGAAGCGCTATCGGCATTCCAGACCACCCACCCACCAGTTTCCTTGGGATGCGCGGCACGCGCCATCGCGGCGAACTCCCCGATCAACTGAGCCGGGATGCGCCCGCAGCGCAGATCGGTTGTCTCTGCCGCCTCGCCGTATGGAATGGCCGTGCGATGCTGGAAAGCGCCGAGGTGGCGGACGACGCTCAGCCAGGGCCGGACGATCTCAAGGAACACGCCGTTAGCCGCAATGAGCAGGCGCTCGCCGGACCGTTCCATGGGCGCGAGCGCTCCGAAGCGCGGCACCATCACAGAAGGAAAGGATTGCTGCAGGGCAGCGTCAGCAGGATTCATGATGACTTTTCCAGTTTGCCGGCGAT contains:
- a CDS encoding DUF932 domain-containing protein is translated as MSHLVQTMAYVGATPWHGLGNQLESNQPLEVWADAAGMNWRIEETDVMYRAGSHDLDPLHSFPQQKVLFRSDTKKPLATVSKRYQVVQPSEILDFYRDLTEVGGYQLETAGVLKEGRKLWALARTGQSTKIAGVDEVRGYLLLATACDGTLATTAQFTSVRVVCNNTLQIALGRSRGAVKVPHRSQFDPRAVKEELGIAISSWDGFMVRMHELADRKVSQVESERFFQRLFTYPWTKPDSNGPDKVNERGLKAVLNLFEGNGRGATLESAAGTAWGLVNSVTEYVDHQQRARNAGNRLDSAWFGAGAALKQRAWDAAIELIA
- a CDS encoding polymer-forming cytoskeletal protein yields the protein MENPPIFSVLRAGMSIHGDIVSDHGFTCLALVTGNIGASRGLLHIAAGGVVHGNVDGEHVIVDGVVEGDVVGRTSLLINGRVKGRIIYAGTIRLGPNAALDGTITRIQAVGYAPSPQKEGVAVTDSATEAVEPASS
- a CDS encoding glycine zipper 2TM domain-containing protein; translation: MIKRFFLLFLCCAVFTGCAAQPTSPNTYRATEALRTSNAEAVTVVRVRPVTIVDRDGIMSAHTGVPGVLGAVVGAVLGARIIGDGNGRYLAGALSGTVSAVIAQTAANQLSRRDGVEVIVRTDSGRQVVVTQDADQQFVSGEQLFLVSGAGGYRLTH
- a CDS encoding PRTRC system ThiF family protein; the protein is MTFEHRIPANMTTRAWKVVVVGAGGTGSALLPNLARLHHAMLELGHPGGIDCTVYDDDTVSETNIGRQGFYPVDVGQHKATLIVNRLNNLMGTRWEAHTRRVASGDRFVCDMAIGCVDTRAARKAILGAMKRGTGGYYLDCGNESDSGQVILGQVRGKAAQRLPHVGDLFPELLDPKGDKADTAPSCSMAEALQKQSLVINQAIAVQAYNLLWTLFRTGTLKYCGAFVNLAVGRTNPLPVDPQAWARFGYHLPEPKQRASRASRHAA
- a CDS encoding PRTRC system protein A, producing the protein MNPADAALQQSFPSVMVPRFGALAPMERSGERLLIAANGVFLEIVRPWLSVVRHLGAFQHRTAIPYGEAAETTDLRCGRIPAQLIGEFAAMARAAHPKETGGWVVWNADSASFRLVPVQILEHSGGHLKYERPPLAADDVLVVDCHSHGRHPAFFSSTDDDDDCHDVKFAFVMGNCDAATPSMALRLCAKGIFENVEKVPADWYAAAREEVLA